The Streptomyces achromogenes DNA segment CGGGCCGTGGGCCGGGGTGTGTCGGCCGCCTGCGCGGGGACGGCCGGTGCGGCCAGCAGGCCCGCGCCGAGGGCCAGGGCCGCGGCGGCGGAGGCCCGGCGGCGGGCTGAACTGTCGGCGGATGACGCGGATGACATGGACTGCGTCCTCGATCCTGTGAGTTACGGCTCCCGGTCGGCCCGGGCCCGGCCCGTGACTGCCGGGCCGTATGCCGGGCCGGTGAGGAGGATCCGGGGACACGCGACATCGAATCGGTTCGACATCGGGCATCCGGAGGGGGGAGGGGTGTGCCCGGAGAACGGGGTCGGTGCCCGGCATGGCAACGGGTGGGGGGAGGGGCTGGCTCGGGTCGTCGGAAGGATCACTCCATCGAATCGGTTCGCAGGAAGCTAACACCGGGGAAATCCCGCAGCAATACCCCCGACGCAAGGAGCATCGGCGAGGGCCGAGGATCGCGCGGATTCTCCCGCTGTCGGGGGAGGCGCTCCGATTCAGGTGGGACAGCCCCCCGCGCCTCGCGGCAGCCCCGAACCGGTTCGAGCGAGGAGTTCATCCGGCTCCGTGACGAACGGCCTCCGCGCAGCCTCCCCCCGATGGGTGGTCGTCGGCTGCGGGCTGCCGAACCAGGGCTCCGACGAACGCGGTCGGTCTACGGGGGAGACAGCCGGGCGGGAAGCGGTGGGCCGGTGTGCGCCAGGATCGCTCGGCGGGCGCTGCGAGCGGCGGCCAGAAGGTTTTCGTCCAGCCTCATCTCGGCGTCGCGGGTGGAGTCGTTGACAGGGATGCGGGTACGTCTGTCGATCAGGGCCGTCACGGCCGGCAGCGCGGGCCGCGCGTGGCCGCCCATCCGGGCGAGGCCCGCCAGGTAGTACTCGCCGAACGCGTAGTCGGCCAGGTGGGGTGTCACGAGGGCGAGCAGCCGGGGCAGTGCGGAGGGACCGGCGTGCCGGAGCCACAGCGGGGCGCACTCCGCCTGTGAGCGGCAGGGGCGATGGAACGTCAGGTTGTAGAGCTGGGCCGCCTGACGGAAGGTCAGCGGGCCGGCGTCCAGCAGGGCCTCGAAGATCTCGCAGGCGTGAGCGAGGCGGGTGATGCCCACAGGCCTGGCGGCGAGGAGTGCGGCGGCGGATGCGCTGTCGTACGACGTCGCGGTGGAAGGGATCCGGCGGGCCCTCGCGGTCGGCGTGCAGGGGAGTCCGGCGAGGAGGACTCCGTGAGTCCGCACCGCCGCCTCGGAGATCGAGGCCGTCGCGAGCGCCGCATCAAGAGCGGGGGTGGTCCCCTGGCTGTGGTGGTGGACGAGCAGCGGCAGCAGCCTGACCGGGGCGACCCGCCAGTCGTGGCACGCCTCACGGGCCAGGTCGGCGCCGATGTCGCGGGTGGCCGGGTCGGCGAGGAGGCGGGCCACGAGGGCGTACGTGTCGTGCTCGCGCCCGAGTGCGCACAGGGCCGCGCCCCAGAGGTGCCCGATGTCGTCCAGGTGGCGCGCGGCCTCCCGGGCGTCGTCGAGGAGTGCGGCGTCCAGGGAGCGCCACCGCGGGGGTGGCGCTGCCCGCAGCGTCTCCAGGTGCGCGAGGAAGCGGACCGGCGCGAGGTCGTCGCCGGTCAGGTGGGCGGCGGCCGGGCCGAGCGCCCTGGCCAGGACGGTGCGCACGACCGGATCGGCGCGCACGGCAGGGTCGGTTGGTTCGACGAGGGCCGCGAGAACCAGGCCGGGCTCCCCGCGGTAGCCGAAGAGGTACGCGGCTCGGCGCCGTACTTCCTCGTCGGGGTCGCTGAGCCGGGCCACAGCGGCGTCGACCGCCTCTGGCCAGGGCCGTTCGCGGGCCAGGCTGTGTAGGAGGTCCAAGGCCTCCCTGCGGACGACGGGGGTGTCGCCGTGTGCGAGCCGGAGCAGCCGGGTGGCGACGGGGCCGGTGCGGTCGGCGCGTATCGCCTCGAAGAGCGCGATACGGGAAGGGTGGGCGAGTGTCGTGGCGGTGCCGTCGGCCACGGCCTCGTCCGGCCACGTCATCGGGCGGGGCGGAGGTCGCCCTTCCGTGCTGGAGCTTCGATCATGAGTCCGATCATCCCACACGCGCAACAGCGCGTACAGCGTTGCCGACTGAGCATTCGACAGCACGAAACCCGCTCGCTGAAATGCTCGGTCACCGTCGGCCCGGGGCTCGTTCACGTGCTCCTGAGCGGGCGAGTCCTTCACTCCGACGGGGAAGTCCGTCGCGCGGATCGGCTGACCCGGTTGTCCCGTTCAGCGAGTGCCCGGTTGCGCGGTCCACGGTGCTCCGGCTCACGCCCGTCTCACGACCGGGTGCCCGCTGAACCGCCTTGACCAGCGGGTTCGTGTGGCAGAAAGTGGCCCTACTGATCGACTGGGGCGGGAAGCATGACACACGAGGAATACGCCGCCCACTGCGAGGAACTCTTCGCGGTGGGCGGGTTCACGAAGGTCCGGAAGTTGGCCAATCCGGCCTGGTGGAACTCGGACCCGATCCGGTGCTCTACCGGTGGCTAGGCCTCGCTCACGCGGCGGAGGACGAGGACGACCACGACGCCGAGGCGGAGAAGGCCTACAGGGCCGGACTCGCCGAGTGGCCCGACGACCTCGGACTGCTCGTGTCCTACCTGGAGCTGTGCCTGCGGGCCGACGCGTGGACGTACCCGGGGCGCAGCGCTCGGGCGGGCTCGCTGAAGGAGCGGATCGCCGTGCTGGCTCCGCCGGGGTCGCCCGAGGCTGCACAGGTGGAGGACGCGCTCGGGCGCGCCGGGCGGGGGTACTGGCAGGAACTACGGGAGAGGACGGCCTCCGTGCGGGCGGAGCGGGCGGCTCTGACCTCCCACAGCGCCGAGGTCGCCGAAGCGCTGGAGAAGGGGGGCCGGGCGTCCGCCCATCCCGAGGACCTGCGGGCCGCCGAGGTGGCGGCCGCGCTGGAACTGCTGGCCGGCCCGTGGCGGGCCCCGCTCCGGCTCCTGGTCCGCTACCGGGTGGCCGCGTACGCCGCCGCCTTCGTCCTGGTCGTCGCCACCAACAGGGCGCTGGTGCTGAGCGGGACCGTTTCCTACAGCGCGTGGGGCTGGATCTGGTACGCGCCCCTGCTGCTGGCCGACGCGAAGCTGAGGCAGGCCCGGCGGCTGGCCCGGCAGCGGGTGATCGGCGCGGTCGAGGCGCGGCACGCAGAGACCGCGGGCGCCGCCGCGGACCTGGGTCGGTAGCGACAGCGGCTCTCGGCCGCGGCTGATCATCCGGAACGGGCTCCGGCTACTTCAGCGGTACGAGCGGCGAAGTGGTGAGCCGGCCGGGCGACGGGAGCGGGGGGAGGGTGAACGTCGGAAAGGTCAGCGGCGGGGGTGGCACCGCGGGCGGGACGTGGTGCGTGGCGGGTGGCGGGTTGATGGGCGGCGGATCGGTGCGGGGCGGGGAGACGACGCTGTGGACGACAGCGCTCGCCGCCAGGATCAGGAACCAGCCGACCAGCATGACCTTGACCCGGAACCGCACCACCGCCCTGTCCAGCCGAGGCGGTGGCACCGCTACGGTGGCGCCGGCCTGTCCGGCCTGCCCAGGGGGCGCTCCGCGGAGCGGGCTCATGGCGCGCTGCAATGCCTCGGCCGCCTCGGGGAGGTTTCGCACAAGACTCGCGGCACGAGGGTGCGCGCTCAGGCTCGCTGGGTGGGCGTCGACGGGCTCGTCGTCGCGGCGCAGGGCCGCCAGCCGGACCGTCAGCGGCGGGTGACTGCCGAGCCCGTCATGGGAGGGGTCGTCGAGTGCCGAGAGACCCCTGCCGTCCGCGAAGGGCCGCCCGGCCGGCTCGGCGATCCGGTGCGCGAAGTCCCGGAAGACGCCCTCGGGAAGCGACGGCGGCGACAGGGAACGGACATCGTCTCCTCCGGTCGTTGACGCCGGTGCCGGCGCCGACGGCCCCTGCGACCGGGCCCGGTTCCCGGTGGTCTCGTTCCAGAGCGGCACCAGGTTGTGCACCGTCAGCAAGGCCTGCGCCAGCGTGTGTGGTCCCGTCATCCGCGCCGCCGCGGCGTCCGCTTCGAGCTCCTGGCCGCGCCGGACGGACAACGTCAGGCGCAGGTACAGGCCGTTGTAGGCCCTGAGGATCCTGAGCAGCAGTCGCGGCGGAGGTGTGACGCTGAGCTGGTCGGTCGCCAGGACCTCCAGATGGCGGATCGTGCGTTCCAGAGCGACACTGCCGCGATGACTGACGGCGGCCAACGCGGTGTGCCGGCCCGCGTAGTGGCCCAGTTCGTGGCACAGGACGGCGCGTAGCTGGTCCCCGGTGAGACCGATGAGCAGAGGCAGGCCGAGGTCCAGGGTGCGAGGGCCGGGGAAGAGACCCCACAGCCTGCTGCGCTCACCGGCGCAGGCGTTCACGGTGTCGGCCAGGCGCAGTGTCGCGGGTGGGGCTGTGTCCAGTTCGTCCGCGAGTTGCCGGATCAAGGCCCACAGCTCGGGCTGCTGCTGCGCGGTGAGCACGATGCGGGGGCCTTCGGGCACGTCGGCGGACTTCCCGGAGAGCAGTCCGTAACCCAGGGTGCAGACGGCGGCCAGGGTGAAGGAGCCCGGTACGGCGACCTGCCAGCTGTCTGTGGTCAGGATGGCTACGAGCAGCAGGAGCTGGGCGGCCAGCACGGCGAGGCCGAGCAGATGGACGCCGCCCAGCAGGGCGCAGCCGAGGAGGGCGCGCACTGTGGTGGTCGCCGTTTTGTTCGCTGTCACCTGCGCCCCGTGCCTCGGCGGTGTCGGCCTGCGAGGTCCGTTCGGGCCTGCGACGGCGCCTGTTCCTCCGCCTCGAAGGCAGAGCACAGCCAGGACTCGGTGGCGTCGAGGGCCGCGGCGAGCCGCTCCTTCGGCGGCCGGTCGCCGACAGCCAGCAGCAGCACGTCCCGCAGAGGGTCGGTATCCGGGCCGAGGCCGAGCATGCGCCGGAGATTGGCGCGCCCCTTGTGCAGGTTCACCCGTGCCGTGGAGGCGGCGATGTTCAGGTCGTCGGCGATCTCCTGATGGGTCATGGCGTAGAGGCTGTACATGACCAGCACCATCCGCTGACGCGGCGGCAGTGCGGCCATCGCGGTCAGCACCCGGCGGGCCTGCGCCGTCTCGTCCGGCAGCGCCTGACTGGGTACGGCCACGTCCAACGCCGCGCGCTTGGCCCTGAGGCGTAGACGCAGGGCGCGCCACAGCTTTCTCCGCATCACCAGACTCACCCACGCGTTGGGCTGGTCGTAGCCGCTGACCCGGCCCCAGTTCTCCAGCGCCGCGAGGAAGGCGTCCTGGACGGCGTCCTCCGCGTCCTGACGGTTGCCGCACAGCATCACCGCCCGGGCCAGCAGGGCCGGGCGGTGGTCTGTGAAGAACGACGCGAAGTCGACGGGAAGGCGTCCGTCCTGCCCTGACTCCTCACCACCGGCCGGTGCGGGCTCCTGCGCGTCGAAGCGGGCACCGCCCGTCCCAGCGCTCATCCCTCTTCCCCTTCCTGCCCGCGGGACGCGGCGAGGCCCTCGCCCCGCACGGTCAGAACGCCGCCGTCCGGGCGGCGTTCCTCGAGCCGGACACCGTGTCCCGCCAGGCGCAACGCAGCAAGAATCAGCCGGCGACGTTCACGTTCTCGCGTCAGCTCCCGCCGCCAGGCCACCACCTGGACGGCGATTCTGACCGTAGCGGCCAACCCCGCGACCACGATCGATTCCCACATACTCGACCACCATCCCCTGGCAACCACGTAACGTCGGCAGATGCCCTGCCGACTGCGACACCGCTGAACACCCGCGGCGGCGCACCGCGTTTACTCCTCGCCCCGAATCCTTTTCCACCCGCCGGGCGGACGCCGGCGACGACACTCCCGAAGGACGGGGGCCACGGCGCGAGTGGACAGAGGGCATGTTCATCGACTTCCGGGCCGTGGCCGGCCCATCGCCGGAGCGCGGCCGGACGTCCCCCGAGCGCGTCCGGAGACGAGGCGCACGGAGGTATCCGCTCGCCGCCCGCACGCCGGACCAGTCCGGCGGGGGATGCGCAGCCGGGCGTTGATGTCGCGGGTGCGGGCGGCAGCCCGTTGTCGGGAGGTGGCGCCGGGATCGTCAGACGGCGATGATCTGCCACTGCTCCTCAGGCGCGCGGTTGCAAGAAAGCGAAAGCGAACTGTTCGGCATGTCGGACATTGTTCGAAAACTATTGACGTTGATCGTGTCCCCCAACAAACTCGCCAACGCGATGTCATGCGGGCCGAACGGCAGCACCTCGGCCGAGTCCTCGCGCACCCTGCCACAGCGATGCCTTCTTCAGGGATGTGAACCCATGCACAGCGTGAGACCTCGCGGTCGCCGGAGATTCCTGCCGGGCGCTCTGGCCTTCGTGGCCGCCGCCTCGCTCCTGGGGGGCTTCGCCGGGCTGGCCGTACCCGCCCAGGCGGCGGAGATCACGGACGGCCTGGCCCTCTGGTACAAACTCGACGCCACCTCGGGCACCGTGGCGGTGGACTCCTCGGGCAACGGCCGAAACGGAATCGTCAACGGCACCGCGGGCTGGTCGGGGGCCGGAGAAGGGCTCACGTTCGACGGGTCGGGCACCTATGTCAAGGTGCCGGACAACATCATGAGCGGCATGAACGCGATCACCGTCTCGATGGACGTGCAGATCGACCCCGCCCAGACCACGCCGTACTTCATCTACGGCTTCGGCAACACCAGCAACGGCAGCGGCAACGGGTACCTCTTCACCACCGGTAACTCGTTCCGGACCGCCATCGCCTCCGGGGGCCCGTCCACCGAGCAGAACACCCAGGCGGGCGGCACGTTGCAGCGCGGGGTCTGGAAGCACGTCACCTACACCCAGACCGGAAACACGGGCGTCCTCTACAGGGACGGAGTGGAGGTGGCCCGCAACACGTCGGTCACCGTCACCCCCGGTTCCATCGGGTCCGGCACCACCACCGCCAACTACGTGGGCAAGTCGGTCTTCACCAGTGACAAGCTCTTCAAGGGCAAGATCCGGGACTTCCGGGTCTACAACCGCGCGCTGGCGCCCGCAGAGGTCCTCGACATCAGCGGCAACACCACGGGCATCGCGAAGGTCACCCATCCCGCGCTGAAGACCGACGCCATCATCGACGACGCCAACAGCAAGATCACCCTCCCGCTGGTCGAAGGGACCGACCTCACCGCGCTCGCCCCGCAGTTCACCCTCGCCGACGGCTCGTCCATCAGCCCCGCCTCCGGCACCCCGCGCGACTTCACCAGGCCCGTCACGTACGAGGTGACCGGCTCCGACGGAACGAAGCGCACCTGGACGGTGGAGGCGCTGGTCATGAGGAGCCCGGTCCTGCCGGGGCTCACCGCCGACCCGAACATCGTCCGCTTCGGCGACACGTATTACATCTACCCGACCACCGACGGCTTCGCGAACTGGAGCGGTACGCAGTTCAAGGCGTACTCGTCCAAGGACCTGGTCCACTGGACCGACCACGGTGTCATCCTCGACCTGGGACCGGACGTCAGCTGGGCCGACAACAAGGCGTGGGCGCCCACGATCGAGGAGAAGAACGGCAAGTACTACTTCTACTTCTGCGCCAACGGCAACATCGGTGTCGCGGTCTCCGACTCGCCGACCGGCCCGTTCAAGGACGCGCTGGGCAAGCCGCTGCTGAAGGCCGGTGACTACTCGGGCCAGATGATCGACCCGGCCGTCTTCACCGACGACGACGGGCAGTCGTATCTCTACTGGGGGAACGGCCAGGCGTACGTCGCCCCCCTCAACGCCGACATGGTCTCCTTCGACGCCTCCAAGGTCACCAACATCACCCCCAGCGGCTACCGCGAGGGCACCTTCGTCATCAAGCGCAAGGGCACCTACTACTTGATGTGGTCGGAGAACGACACCCGGGACGAGAACTACCGGGTCGCCTACGCCACCGGCTCCTCGCCCACCGGTCCCTGGACCAAGCGCGGCGTGATCCTGGAGAAGGACCTCTCGCTCGGCATCAAGGGCCCCGGACACCACTCAGTGGTGCAGGTACCGGGCACCGACGACTGGTACATCGCCTACCACCGCTTCGCCATCCCCGGCGGCGACGGCACCCACCGCGAAACCACCATCGACAAGATGGAGTTCGACGCCGACGGCCTGATCAAGAAGGTCGTCCCCACCCTGAGCAGCATCGACCCGGTCTCCGGCGGCGTCGCCCTGCCGACGAACACCACCCGCTCGCTCCAGTCCGTCAACTTCCCCGGCCGCTACGCCGTCGTGCGGTCCGACAGCCTCGGCTACCTCGATCCGGTGACGTCCTCCAGCACGACGGCGGTCAAGCAGAGCGCCACCTTCACGATCGTCCCCGGCCTGGCCGATTCCAAGTGCTACTCGTTCCGTGACTCGTCCGGCCGCTACCTGCGCCACGCCGACTACCGGGTCCGCTTCGACGCGAGCAACGGCACACAGCTCTTCAACAAGGACGCCACCTACTGCGCCCGGCCCGGCTCGGTCGCCGGCTCGGTCGGCCTGGAGTCGTACAACTACCCCGGCCGCTACATCCGCCACTACAACTACGAGCTGCGCATCGACCCCTACCAGGACAACGCCACCTTCCGCGCCGACAGTTCCTTCACGGCGGTCAGCCCCTGGGCCTGATCGAACCTCCCGCTCGCCCGGTGGCCCGCACGGCAGATCCCTGCGGGCCACCGGTGCCCCGGCCGCCCGCCACGCGGGCGTCCGGTCGTCGCGAACGCGCCCGCACAGCCGGCAAGGCCGCCGCCCGTCCACAGGGGGAGGGGCGACGGCCTTGCCGGGCGCGGTCACACGGCGGGGCACCGCTCAGATGTCCTGCCGCCGGGACACGTCAGTCCACGTACCACTTGCCGCACTTGGTGACGCCCTCGATCTCGGCACAGGCGCGCGCGGCGAAGTTGGAGTTGAAGACGGACTGCGTGCGGCTGCCGGTGTAGGGACCGCACATCTTCCAGCCCTCGCTCTTCGCCTGCTGGTCGCTGACGATGCCCTTGGTGTTGGGGAACGAGTGGAAGCTGCGGTCGACCCACAGCCGGTCGCCGGCCTTGCGGCCGGACTTGATCTCCGCGCGGCTGTAGCGGTCGAGCGCCGACTCGTTCTGCAACTCGACCCGGCGGCCCCTGAAGTCGAACGAGGCTCCGGACTCGACAGCCCTGAAGCGGCCGATGACGGCAATGCCGTCGCAGTCGGCCTCGGTGGCCGAGGCCGCCGACGCGGGAACGAACACGATGGCGCCGCTGCTGATCAGCACGGCCGAGGCCGCGACCACACGGCCCATACGGGGCTTCTTCACATGGGTTCCTTTTGCTTGACATGTACGGGTGGGCCTACGGCTGCGCTGGAGAGGCCGAGAGCCCGCGACGAAGTGCGTCGTCATCTCGAGTCCGCTCAGCGGCATTCCGCGTTGCCCACCGAACAGTGCGCCACGGACCTTGCGAAAACCTTGCGAAGGGAGGCCGGGCTTGCGTCCACACGAGTGGCGACAAGGGGACTTGAGAGAGTGTCAGGTCCATCATGCCTGCTCGGAGGCGGTTTTCGGTAGGACCCAGCGCACGTCCGTTCGGCCTTGTGGCGGCTGATTCCGCGCGCCAGACTCGTCGTCATCCACTCTCCGGTCAACGTGTCGCCAGCCTCCTTCGGCTGTCGGTGCGTTCGCCGTGCTGTCTCGCCGTGTGACGTGCACCGGCCGGGGGGTGGCGGGACGAAGGGGGATCGATGGATCAGGACATGGTGATGCTGGCGAGGGTCAGG contains these protein-coding regions:
- a CDS encoding M48 family metallopeptidase, with translation MTANKTATTTVRALLGCALLGGVHLLGLAVLAAQLLLLVAILTTDSWQVAVPGSFTLAAVCTLGYGLLSGKSADVPEGPRIVLTAQQQPELWALIRQLADELDTAPPATLRLADTVNACAGERSRLWGLFPGPRTLDLGLPLLIGLTGDQLRAVLCHELGHYAGRHTALAAVSHRGSVALERTIRHLEVLATDQLSVTPPPRLLLRILRAYNGLYLRLTLSVRRGQELEADAAAARMTGPHTLAQALLTVHNLVPLWNETTGNRARSQGPSAPAPASTTGGDDVRSLSPPSLPEGVFRDFAHRIAEPAGRPFADGRGLSALDDPSHDGLGSHPPLTVRLAALRRDDEPVDAHPASLSAHPRAASLVRNLPEAAEALQRAMSPLRGAPPGQAGQAGATVAVPPPRLDRAVVRFRVKVMLVGWFLILAASAVVHSVVSPPRTDPPPINPPPATHHVPPAVPPPPLTFPTFTLPPLPSPGRLTTSPLVPLK
- a CDS encoding RNA polymerase sigma factor, yielding MSAGTGGARFDAQEPAPAGGEESGQDGRLPVDFASFFTDHRPALLARAVMLCGNRQDAEDAVQDAFLAALENWGRVSGYDQPNAWVSLVMRRKLWRALRLRLRAKRAALDVAVPSQALPDETAQARRVLTAMAALPPRQRMVLVMYSLYAMTHQEIADDLNIAASTARVNLHKGRANLRRMLGLGPDTDPLRDVLLLAVGDRPPKERLAAALDATESWLCSAFEAEEQAPSQARTDLAGRHRRGTGRR
- a CDS encoding AbfB domain-containing protein, whose protein sequence is MRSDSLGYLDPVTSSSTTAVKQSATFTIVPGLADSKCYSFRDSSGRYLRHADYRVRFDASNGTQLFNKDATYCARPGSVAGSVGLESYNYPGRYIRHYNYELRIDPYQDNATFRADSSFTAVSPWA